A region from the Buteo buteo chromosome 19, bButBut1.hap1.1, whole genome shotgun sequence genome encodes:
- the SLC2A3 gene encoding solute carrier family 2, facilitated glucose transporter member 3 isoform X1 — protein sequence MDAKKKITAPLIYAVSIAAIGSLQFGYNTGVINAPEKIIRSFFNRTLSERSGEVVSPELLTSLWSLSVAIFSVGGMIGSFSVSLFVNRFGRRNSMLLVNILAFAGGTLMAFSKMAKAVEMLIIGRFVIGLFCGLCTGFVPMYISEVSPTSLRGAFGTLNQLGIVVGILVAQIFGLEGIMGTEALWPLLLGFTMLPAILQCVALLFCPESPRFLLINKMEEEKAQAVLQKLRGTQDVSQDILEMKEESAKMSQEKKATVPELFRSPNYRQAIIIAIMLQLSQQLSGINAVFYYSTGIFERAGITQPVYATIGAGVVNTIFTVVSLFLVERAGRRTLHLVGLGGMAVCAVLMTIALALKDTVVWIRYISIIATFGFVALFEIGPGPIPWFIVAELFSQGPRPAAMAVAGCSNWTSNFLVGMLFPYAEKLCGSYVFLIFLVFLVIFFIFTFFKVPETKGRTFEDISRGFEGRGEASPTSPVEKNPMVELNSIQPDKEAA from the exons ATGGATGCCAAGAAG aaaatcaCAGCACCCCTTATTTATGCTGTTTCCATTGCTGCCATTGGATCTCTCCAGTTTGGGTACAACACTGGTGTTATCAATGCTCCCGAGAAG ATCATCCGGAGCTTCTTCAACAGAACCCTATCAGAACGGAGTGGGGAGGTTGTCTCCCCAGAGCTCCTCACCTCTCTGTGGTCCCTTTCTGTGGCCATCTTCTCGGTAGGAGGTATGATTGGCTCCTTCTCAGTCAGCCTGTTCGTCAACAGGTTTGGCAG GAGGAACTCCATGCTACTGGTGAACATCTTGGCCTTTGCTGGTGGCACTCTCATGGCCTTCTCCAAGATGGCAAAGGCAGTGGAGATGCTGATTATTGGCCGCTTTGTTATCGGCCTCTTCTGTGGTCTCTGCACTGGTTTTGTGCCCATGTACATCAGTGAAGTCTCGCCCACCAGCCTCCGTGGAGCCTTTGGCACCCTCAACCAGCTGGGCATTGTTGTGGGCATCCTGGTGGCCCAG ATCTTTGGCCTGGAGGGAATCATGGGGACTGAAGCACTTTGGCCGCTGCTTTTGGGGTTCACGATGCTCCCAGCAATCCTGCAGTGCGTGGCTCTTCTTTTCTGCCCTGAGAGCCCCCGTTTCCTATTGATCAACAagatggaggaagagaaagcGCAAGCAG TTCTCCAGAAGCTCCGTGGTACGCAGGATGTGTCTCAAGACATCCTGGAGATGAAAGAAGAGAGTGCTAAAATGTCCCAGGAAAAGAAGGCAACTGTGCCAGAGCTCTTCCGTTCTCCAAACTACCGTCAAGCCATTATCATTGCCATCATGCTGCAGCTCTCCCAACAGCTCTCGGGCATCAATGCT GTATTCTATTACTCTACAGGGATTTTTGAAAGAGCTGGTATCACACAGCCTGTGTATGCCACTATTGGAGCTGGCGTGGTAAACACCATCTTCACTGTTGTGTCG CTGTTCCTGGTGGAGCGTGCAGGGCGCAGGACCCTCCATTTAGTTGGTTTGGGTGGCATGGCTGTGTGTGCTGTTCTGATGACCATCGCTTTAGCTCTGAAG GACACTGTGGTGTGGATCAGATACATCAGCATCATTGCCACTTTTGGCTTTGTGGCTCTCTTTGAGATTGGCCCTGGCCCTATCCCCTGGTTCATCGTGGCAGAACTCTTCAGCCAGGGCCCACGGCCTGCAGCCATGGCAGTGGCTGGTTGTTCCAACTGGACCTCTAATTTCTTGGTGGGAATGCTCTTCCCCTATGCAGAG aAACTATGTGGCTCCTACgtcttcctcatcttccttgTTTTCCTGGTCATCTTCTTTATCTTTACATTCTTCAAAGTGCCGGAGACCAAGGGCAGGACTTTTGAAGACATCTCCAGGGGCTTTGAAGGACGAGGAGAAGCCAGCCCCACATCACCTGTAGAGAAGAACCCCATGGTGGAGCTGAACAGCATACAACCTGACAAAGAAGCTGCCTAA
- the SLC2A3 gene encoding solute carrier family 2, facilitated glucose transporter member 3 isoform X2 produces the protein MIGSFSVSLFVNRFGRRNSMLLVNILAFAGGTLMAFSKMAKAVEMLIIGRFVIGLFCGLCTGFVPMYISEVSPTSLRGAFGTLNQLGIVVGILVAQIFGLEGIMGTEALWPLLLGFTMLPAILQCVALLFCPESPRFLLINKMEEEKAQAVLQKLRGTQDVSQDILEMKEESAKMSQEKKATVPELFRSPNYRQAIIIAIMLQLSQQLSGINAVFYYSTGIFERAGITQPVYATIGAGVVNTIFTVVSLFLVERAGRRTLHLVGLGGMAVCAVLMTIALALKDTVVWIRYISIIATFGFVALFEIGPGPIPWFIVAELFSQGPRPAAMAVAGCSNWTSNFLVGMLFPYAEKLCGSYVFLIFLVFLVIFFIFTFFKVPETKGRTFEDISRGFEGRGEASPTSPVEKNPMVELNSIQPDKEAA, from the exons ATGATTGGCTCCTTCTCAGTCAGCCTGTTCGTCAACAGGTTTGGCAG GAGGAACTCCATGCTACTGGTGAACATCTTGGCCTTTGCTGGTGGCACTCTCATGGCCTTCTCCAAGATGGCAAAGGCAGTGGAGATGCTGATTATTGGCCGCTTTGTTATCGGCCTCTTCTGTGGTCTCTGCACTGGTTTTGTGCCCATGTACATCAGTGAAGTCTCGCCCACCAGCCTCCGTGGAGCCTTTGGCACCCTCAACCAGCTGGGCATTGTTGTGGGCATCCTGGTGGCCCAG ATCTTTGGCCTGGAGGGAATCATGGGGACTGAAGCACTTTGGCCGCTGCTTTTGGGGTTCACGATGCTCCCAGCAATCCTGCAGTGCGTGGCTCTTCTTTTCTGCCCTGAGAGCCCCCGTTTCCTATTGATCAACAagatggaggaagagaaagcGCAAGCAG TTCTCCAGAAGCTCCGTGGTACGCAGGATGTGTCTCAAGACATCCTGGAGATGAAAGAAGAGAGTGCTAAAATGTCCCAGGAAAAGAAGGCAACTGTGCCAGAGCTCTTCCGTTCTCCAAACTACCGTCAAGCCATTATCATTGCCATCATGCTGCAGCTCTCCCAACAGCTCTCGGGCATCAATGCT GTATTCTATTACTCTACAGGGATTTTTGAAAGAGCTGGTATCACACAGCCTGTGTATGCCACTATTGGAGCTGGCGTGGTAAACACCATCTTCACTGTTGTGTCG CTGTTCCTGGTGGAGCGTGCAGGGCGCAGGACCCTCCATTTAGTTGGTTTGGGTGGCATGGCTGTGTGTGCTGTTCTGATGACCATCGCTTTAGCTCTGAAG GACACTGTGGTGTGGATCAGATACATCAGCATCATTGCCACTTTTGGCTTTGTGGCTCTCTTTGAGATTGGCCCTGGCCCTATCCCCTGGTTCATCGTGGCAGAACTCTTCAGCCAGGGCCCACGGCCTGCAGCCATGGCAGTGGCTGGTTGTTCCAACTGGACCTCTAATTTCTTGGTGGGAATGCTCTTCCCCTATGCAGAG aAACTATGTGGCTCCTACgtcttcctcatcttccttgTTTTCCTGGTCATCTTCTTTATCTTTACATTCTTCAAAGTGCCGGAGACCAAGGGCAGGACTTTTGAAGACATCTCCAGGGGCTTTGAAGGACGAGGAGAAGCCAGCCCCACATCACCTGTAGAGAAGAACCCCATGGTGGAGCTGAACAGCATACAACCTGACAAAGAAGCTGCCTAA